Proteins encoded within one genomic window of Spodoptera frugiperda isolate SF20-4 chromosome 7, AGI-APGP_CSIRO_Sfru_2.0, whole genome shotgun sequence:
- the LOC118266093 gene encoding uncharacterized protein LOC118266093 isoform X2, whose translation MSVSKLVTFFCKFLQVNILSTFLFVCLVGSIHSARIKRDDDDASTTPSDPATSETPPPSSSSTKSPLDVSAIFDNFGQIFPANNSPNWMQGASAWFNNLPNWFGGQ comes from the exons atgtcagtttcaAAACTAGTAACGTTTTTCTGTAAATTTTTACAG GTAAACATATTGAGCACTTTTCTCTTCGTCTGTTTGGTCGGGTCCATCCATTCAGCAAGAATTAAGCGGGATGACGATGATGCGTCCACAACACCTTCGGACCCTGCAACCAGCGAGACCCCACCACCCAGCAGCTCTTCCACCAAGTCTCCACTAGATGTGAGCGCCATATTTGATAACTTTGGCCAGATATTCCCAGCCAATAACTCTCCAAACTGGATGCAAGGTGCCAGTGCCTGGTTCAATAACTTACCCAACTGGTTTGGTGGTCAGTAA
- the LOC118266093 gene encoding uncharacterized protein LOC118266093 isoform X4, with protein MTFKVNILSTFLFVCLVGSIHSARIKRDDDDASTTPSDPATSETPPPSSSSTKSPLDVSAIFDNFGQIFPANNSPNWMQGASAWFNNLPNWFGGQ; from the exons ATGACTTTTAAG GTAAACATATTGAGCACTTTTCTCTTCGTCTGTTTGGTCGGGTCCATCCATTCAGCAAGAATTAAGCGGGATGACGATGATGCGTCCACAACACCTTCGGACCCTGCAACCAGCGAGACCCCACCACCCAGCAGCTCTTCCACCAAGTCTCCACTAGATGTGAGCGCCATATTTGATAACTTTGGCCAGATATTCCCAGCCAATAACTCTCCAAACTGGATGCAAGGTGCCAGTGCCTGGTTCAATAACTTACCCAACTGGTTTGGTGGTCAGTAA
- the LOC118266093 gene encoding uncharacterized protein LOC118266093 isoform X1, whose translation MALATVPKYRKLIKLINMVNILSAFLFVCLVGSIHSARIKRDDDVSTTPSDPATSETPPPSSSSTKSPLDVSAIFDNFGQIFPANNSPNWMQGASSWFNNLPNWFGGQ comes from the exons atggcgcttgcaacagtgccgaaatatcggaaactcattaaactaataaacatg GTAAACATATTGAGCGCTTTTCTCTTCGTCTGTTTGGTCGGGTCCATCCATTCAGCAAGAATTAAGCGGGATGATGATGTGTCCACAACACCTTCGGACCCTGCAACCAGCGAGACCCCACCACCCAGCAGCTCTTCCACCAAGTCTCCACTAGATGTGAGCGCCATATTTGATAACTTTGGCCAGATATTCCCAGCCAATAACTCTCCAAATTGGATGCAAGGTGCCAGTTCCTGGTTCAATAACTTACCCAACTGGTTTGGTGGTCAGTAA
- the LOC118266093 gene encoding uncharacterized protein LOC118266093 isoform X5: MTFKVNILSAFLFVCLVGSIHSARIKRDDDVSTTPSDPATSETPPPSSSSTKSPLDVSAIFDNFGQIFPANNSPNWMQGASSWFNNLPNWFGGQ, from the exons ATGACTTTTAAG GTAAACATATTGAGCGCTTTTCTCTTCGTCTGTTTGGTCGGGTCCATCCATTCAGCAAGAATTAAGCGGGATGATGATGTGTCCACAACACCTTCGGACCCTGCAACCAGCGAGACCCCACCACCCAGCAGCTCTTCCACCAAGTCTCCACTAGATGTGAGCGCCATATTTGATAACTTTGGCCAGATATTCCCAGCCAATAACTCTCCAAATTGGATGCAAGGTGCCAGTTCCTGGTTCAATAACTTACCCAACTGGTTTGGTGGTCAGTAA
- the LOC118266090 gene encoding uncharacterized protein LOC118266090 isoform X1 — MTLYIIGFIVALVLAAFVIMWIAYCMFIRERHKSEFFHHNISDLQRKNYIMDLERNEDEVPTKKDMAVGVFVLPSRHKQKIEEYDKRPDYPESPPHTKHHSTDKLIDILGDTADVHYRDGIYEVDSPRLCDTDV, encoded by the exons atgaccCTCTATATTATTGGTTTTATCGTCGCTCTAGTATTG GCAGCGTTCGTTATCATGTGGATAGCGTACTGCATGTTCATACGGGAGCGACACAAATCAGAGTTCTTCCATCATAATATTTCGGATCTTCAGCGGAAGAACTACATAATGGACCTAGAGCGGAACGAAGATGAAGTACCCACTAAGAAAGACATGGCTGTCGGTGTGTTCGTGTTACCATCACGACATAAGCAGAAGATCGAGGAGTACGATAAGCGACCTGATTACCCAGAGAGTCCTCCCCACACCAAGCATCATAGCACTGATAAGCTAATTGACATACTCGGCGACACTGCCGATGTACACTACAGAGATGGCATTTACGAAGTTGACTCACCCAGACTATGCGACACAGATGTATAA
- the LOC118266090 gene encoding uncharacterized protein LOC118266090 isoform X2, whose protein sequence is MWIAYCMFIRERHKSEFFHHNISDLQRKNYIMDLERNEDEVPTKKDMAVGVFVLPSRHKQKIEEYDKRPDYPESPPHTKHHSTDKLIDILGDTADVHYRDGIYEVDSPRLCDTDV, encoded by the coding sequence ATGTGGATAGCGTACTGCATGTTCATACGGGAGCGACACAAATCAGAGTTCTTCCATCATAATATTTCGGATCTTCAGCGGAAGAACTACATAATGGACCTAGAGCGGAACGAAGATGAAGTACCCACTAAGAAAGACATGGCTGTCGGTGTGTTCGTGTTACCATCACGACATAAGCAGAAGATCGAGGAGTACGATAAGCGACCTGATTACCCAGAGAGTCCTCCCCACACCAAGCATCATAGCACTGATAAGCTAATTGACATACTCGGCGACACTGCCGATGTACACTACAGAGATGGCATTTACGAAGTTGACTCACCCAGACTATGCGACACAGATGTATAA